TAAAAATGGATAAGAATACGTTAGGCTTTATTTTGACTTGTTTACGAGATAACGCGAAAGATGATGAGGTTTACGAGTTACTAAAAAAGATGGTGGAACTTATTAAGTAAACAAAAGTAAAGAAAGATACTGAGTTACCAAACAGTCTCTTTTAAACGATCTGAGAGGTACTGTATGAAGGATAATCCCAAAGTTGAGGAATCAATAAAGAAAACATTATAGAAGGAACAATACGAACTAAAATATTTGAGGAAAATGAAAATGTTCGTACTTTATCTGAATTTTATTAAGGAAGATTTAATTATTTGTATAAAGTGGTGAAATTGTACTAAAAACAAGTGAGGGCATGATAAATGGATAAAGACGGATTATTTAAAAAAATAAATGATTTGGGTATGGATAATAATAATCTAACTAGTGAAGATTATTATGATTTATTGGTACTGCATATGAAAGGGGAATTTGGAAAAGATGTTTTCAAGGAGTTTGTAAAAGAAAATAATACAACTTATAAAAATTTCATTGATGGACTGGTTAAACTTACCAGTGTACATGAGACTGCAAGTGCTACATATTTAAAAACATTAGAATGGCTTATTAAAGATTTAAGAAAAGAAGTTGAAAATGCAACCACTCTCGAAGAAAAAAAAGAAATTGATAAAAAAATAGATGCTATACTTGATCGAATAGAGAAGGAAGCAGATAAGAATAGAGAACATGGGAGAACTGGTATGCTGATACTGGCAGGTGTAGCCACCCTAATCATGGGTTCAGGAATCTATTTATTTACAAGAAATCCAGAGTTACTTAAAAAAGGTACACAAATGATTGCACAAGAAACAGTTAAACAAATTGTAAAATAATCAGGTTTATTCTCCTGGTTATTTTTTTGCTCAATAAGTATCATAACTTAAAGGATATAGATTAACCAAAGTAATACCTTTATACTGAAAAAGGAATAGAATCTGAATATTGATTCAATACTCCTAATAAGAGAGGATTAACTTTCACTATGTTTCGATCTCCACCACCGAAAGGGTATTTTCCACAGATGTTGTTGGTATTTTTTACAATTTTTATTATAGCTGCTGGGCATATTGAGGTAGTAATTGCATGGGCAATCATGTATGTAGTACTAAAATTTATTTTCAAAAAAGTGGACCAAAGGGAAAAAGAAAAGAGAAAAGTTAAGGAACTGTTAGAATCATTAGAACAGGAACAGAAAGAGAAACATCAAACATTAGATTATGTCATAAATCAAAGAAAACGGTCTATACAATACGAAATTGATAGTGTTAAAGGTGAGATAAATAAATTAGAAGATGTCGCTAGTTATAAAAAAGCGTATGAAAACACGGACCATAATAAAGATACATATATATTCCGTAACAGAATGTTAGAAGAAAAAAAGGAAAAATTGAGGATGTTAGAATCAAAGGTGTCGGAGTTGGAAAATATTCAATAAATGAGGTACTCATTTAAGCTATAAGTTTAGTTAAAGAAGGGGGAGGAGTACCATTATTTTTTTGATAGCGAGTTTAGCTGTGATTATCCCGATTATCATATATATGTATTTAGGAGAAAAGTGTAAAGAAATCATCAATTTTTTGTTAGTGTTTTGTTTCATTGTGGGAGGTTTCTTGTATTTTATTTATCTTGTTTATCCTTCCTCTTTTTGGGCGTGGGTTATATCAATACCCATTGTTATAATAGTTTACCTTTTAAAAAGAGAGTGAGCTTAGCAAAAAGATGAAATAGCTTGGTTAATATAAAAAGGACTCCAACCGGGTCCTTTTTTAGTAGGAAGTTATATATTCTTTTTTATCCTGCCAGACTCTCCATAAAATAAAAAGTTATATCTTCCACAGCCACTTTCCTTCCCTCTAATTCAATAAATTCCCTTACCAATGAAGGGTTTGTTACCACGCAATTGGCTACAAATTCGCCACTCCCATTTGTAATAAGCGCATTATATATCTCATCAATTTTACCTTCATGCTCACCTAGTTCATTTAAAACAGTTAAGATTCTATTTTCTTGTTTTATTTGTGTAAGGAATGCTTGTCTTTCACTAGATTCTCTCATGATACCTGTTATGTGTGCAGTCTGTTGTTTTTCTAGATGTCTATTTCTTAATTGAAATAGTCTATAAGTTAAATATTTTGCATTTGGATGAAGTCTCTTGAATGCAATAAATGCTAACCATTGAGCTAAATGCCCAATTACAATGAAATTAAGTAGTATTAGAACAAGTCCCCCAATCCAACCTGTAAAGATAAATCCACATATAAGTTCTATCCAAGTTGTTAATCCACCAAATATAGAGATTTGTTTACTTTTTCTGCCGTTAGTATGGTGGCCAAAAAAATTCAAAAAGTTACTAAGTATCAATAAAAGAACTAAAACATACCAAAACCATAAATCCAAAAATTCCATGAAGCACCCTCCCTTTGAGTATATTTTACTATAAATGCTAAACGTTGGGATTAAGATAATGGAAATTAACCTTAAAATGGGGATCTTGGTATAATTATCTAAGACATTACTATCCAAAAACGATATGATTTTAATATAATCCTCATACCAAAAAAAGGGAGGGGATTTTATTTTGCTTTAACAATTACTGTTCCTTTAATCTTCTTGGACAATGCAACTAACTTTTTTATATGATCCTTCGGTACACCTAGTTCAACGAGCCTTTTCTGTTTCACCATATATTCAACCCTCCAATTCCCTAAATGGTTCGTTATTTATTATCTTGTTAGAAAAAAATAGCATACTCTCTAAATTCTACTTAACGTCTAATATATCAGCAGGTCATATTACGCAAATTAAATTGCCCTCATATATACCATGAGAGCAATTAGTTTTTTAATTCCAATTTTGTGTACAAGCTTCTTATTTTTATATCTTCCGTTAGACAAACCATTACTGTTTAATATAAATTTAAATCACCTTTGTTCCGAATAATAAACTTTTTATTCCAAAACCATTTCTTCTCTCCAGATGCTGAATTGCAAAATATTCATATTCTAAATTGGGGACATCATAGAGATCTTCTTCCAGAAGTTTCAGGATTAAGATGGACTAGTAAATTAGACCTTATGAAATATGAAACATATAAATGGGTTTAATTCACACATTTTATGTAACCATCAATGCGGTGCAGTTTCTTTATCTATTTCTGATTCTCAACATTTACATTCCCAGGACCTCCTCCGTGTTATAATACTCTAAGGATTAATCGGGAGAGATCCTTGCTTTTTTATTTCAGTAGTTCAGGACTTTAAAATATGTTTCCGATTACTTCTTAAAATTCGCATTGCTCTTGTAAAGCTGCATCTACTGGAAACATGTATCGTAATAATCTTTGCCGTTGACATGACATTGATAAATAAACAAATAGGTCTTTAATTAAAAAATAACGCAAATGAAGAAGGATGCCTAGCCTAAAATGAAATGTCCAATAGGGTAATTACCAAGGAGTTCGGTAGCAGACCGGCAAACTTATAATGGAATTTTAAAATAAGGCATTGGGAGTCAATTTTCCAATGTCTCATTTTTTTGTCTCTTAAATAGCTATAGTAATGCATACCACACCAAACACTAAACAAATATTTGAGGATGATTTTGATTTCATATTCTTTTAATGTAATTATGAAAGAGGGAAAAATTATCTTAATCACTAAGTTATTAAATTGATAAGAAGGTGACCTGTTACAAGGAACTCATCTCCCGATAAACTCCTTTTGTACCTTTAATGGACTTGCTCATGAAACTTCCCATCAAAGAATGTATATTCATTAAATAAACCCTGACTTCCATAAGGGATGATGACTTTATTTTCATCTATGTAAACATTTTCTTGAAAAGATTGAGTTAATAACAGCTCGTATGGTGTAACATCATTTCTAGTTATCTCATGATATTTAAAAATCCACATTTGTCCATTCACTAAGCCATCCCCAATACTAATGATAATTTCATCGCTACCATCCTTATCAAAGTCATAGGTTGTACCTTGAACAGCGTAGCTCTCACTTTCGGTTGTGCCGAACTCATAAACTGGACTTTCTCCATACTTCATCCAATCTAAGTACCAACCCGTATCCTTATGAAGCATCATAATTTTGATTCCATTCGGGTTATCCAATCCAATAACGAGTTCCGCCTTTCCATCATTAAGTTTAATATCGAGAGATTTACTTTCTAGTTTACCTTTCCAAATAACTGTCTTGTTGATTGGTTTATTGTTATTATCCCTTATAAATGGAACACTTCTATAATCTGTATTTTGACTCTCAGATGTGGCAGGGGTATCATCAGTAGCAGTCTTTTCAACGGAAACTTGTTCCGACTGTACTGATTCTTTTACTGGTGCAGAATTAGTGTGGTAGCTACCATTATCATCAATAGGCAGGGGTAAAAAATTCTTGAATAATCCTACCGTGGTAATAGTATCATCCATTATCGTGGTTTTAAATACGGAAAAAATAACATAATTATGGGCTTTAGTTGCACCTTCTAATAGATTAGGAGCCAATAATTCAATTCCCCAATCAACTACCTCATATGTACTTTGTTCCTTAATCTGTTCCTTTGCCCAATCAACATATTCAATTTTACTAGGGTTAGTAATAACCATAAGAATAATCAATATCCCCAATAATATAATCTTTTTCATTGTTATCTCCCTACATAATTTATAGGTAAATTATACCTTATATATTATAGATTTAAAAAGGTAATTGGGAAGTATGGCTTAAACTATTAAATTACTATTTTAAATGCTCAATACTAGAAGGATCTGATTATGCTATAAATTGTCTTGTTGATTAGTGATGTATTCAATACAATAAAAATAAAAAGGGGTAAGGAAACAATAACTTTGAAAATACAAAAAAACTGAAAGAATTAACCCCAATCTGAGTCTGTAGCAAAAAGTGATTAGAAGGTTAGCTATTATCATAGGTTAACAAAACCAAACAAGACCCAAAAAAATATATAGGGAAATTTCCTTTTTATTGTAGTGAGGGAGGCTTTAGGAAATATGCTTGAAATTGATGGTAAAGATATAAGCGAATTAAGTGATAGCGATTTAAGGGTTCTTATAGGTCTTCTCTGTGAAGCTGAGCTTCGTACTTATGGTTTACCAACAGCAGGGGTAACGTGGGGAGGTCACCAAAACGCGAAAGATGGTGGTATTGATGTCAGGGTTGATCTTTTATCTCCTCTACATGCTGATAGTTTTATTCCAAGATTTAAAACAGGCTTTCAAGTAAAAAAACCGGATATGCCAAGATCGGAAATTTTAAAAGAAATGCGACCCAAAGGTAAGCTTAGACAAGTAATAAGAGATTTAATCGATTCCAAGGGGGCTTATATTATTGTTAGTAGCCAAGGATCAACTGCTGATTCGGCCCTTAAAGATCGAAAGGAGGCAATGTTAGAGGCATTATCTGACTACCCAAATTATACTGATATTAAAGTAGATTTCTATGACCGAGAACGGATTGCTAGTTGGGTTCGTAGCCACCCGGCCTTGGTACTTTGGGTAAGAGAAAAATTAGGTAAACCAATTCAGGGATGGAAAACTTATGAGAACTGGGCAAATTGCCCATTTGGGATTGAAGAAGAGTACATGTTAGATGAACATGTTCGTTTGTATAGAGAACCTAACTCTTATTCAGAAGGATTAGCAATATGTGATGGAATAAATGAAATTCGAAACATTCTTCATAGACCTGCATCCTCAGTACGATTAGTAGGTCTCTCAGGGGTAGGAAAAACAAGATTGCTTCAAGCATTATTTGATGAGCGATTAGGAGAGAACCCTTTAAACAAATCAATAGTATTTTATACGGATATTAGTGACGGACCTAACCCAGATCCTATTAATTTTGCTGAGAGACTAGTTGCTCTAAAATCTCGATTTATTTTAGGAGTAGATAACTGCCCGCCAGATTTACATAGACGACTAAGACTTATATGTTCAAAACCAAATAGCTTAGTAAGTTTAATAACCGTTGAATATGATGTTAAAGATGATCAACCAGAAGAGACTGAAGTTTTTCGTTTAGAACCAGCATCGACTGAATTAATTGAAAAAGTCATATTAAAAAGATTTAGTCATATAACAGAAATAGATGCACGGAGTATTGCAAATTTTTCTGGAGGAAATGCTAGAATTTCAATTGCCTTAGGGAACACAGTAAAACGCGGAGATAATTTATCTCAGTTAAAAGATAGTGACTTATTTATTCGATTATTCCAACAACGAAATGAGCCAAGCAAGTCACTATTAAGAGCTGCAGAGGCCTGCTCATTGGTTTACTCATTTAATGTACAACTTTCAGAGAATGAAGAATTAGAACTGCTAAGTGATTTAGTTGGTATGAATGTTCAAGAAATGTATAGGAATGTAAGTGAGTTAATGCGACGTGATCTTGTTCAAAAACGAAGTGTGTGGCGTGCAGTTTTACCACATGCAATTGCTAACAAACTTGCTCAAAGAGCTCTTGAAAACATACCGATTGAAAAAATATGTAGTGTATTTGAAAATGGAGGGTCTGAAAGGCTTTTAAAATCATTTTCGAGAAGATTAAGTTATTTACATGAGAGCGAAGAAGCTCTCGAAATTTCTAAAAGATGGTTGATAGAAGATGGGTTACTTGGAGATGTAAGTAATCTTAATGAATTGGGAGTAACACTGTTAAGAAATATTGCTCCCTTAAATCCTGAACTAACACTTTCTGCTATAGAAAGAGTTATTAAATCGAATAGAGTTAATACATTTTTTACTCGAGGCAATGATTTTTATAATGAATATACAAGTCTTCTTAGATCTTTGGCCTATGATAAACATTTATTTATTCGATCAACGAATTTACTTTCCAAATTTGCGCTCTCAGAGAAACCAAATGAAAATGTAAATTCAATAAGAAATTTACTAAAGTCTCTTTTTTATATTTATCTTTCTGGAACACATGCTTCTGCAGATCAGAGACTAAGTATAATAAAGAAATTAGTAGAATCAAACATTGAAGATGAAGTTGATTTAGGAATATCTTTATTAAATGCAGCTTTAGAAACAACTCATTTTAGTTCATCGTACAGCTTTGAATTTGGAGCACGACCTAGAGATTATGGTTATAAACCAACAAACAGAATCGAAATACATACATGGTACAAATTGTTTATTGATTACTCTCTTAGAGTGGTAATATCGGAAAGCCCGTTTGACTTTAAAGTAAAAGAATTAATAGCCTCAAAGTTTAGAGGACTTTGGGTAAATGCAGGAATGTATGATGAACTTGAAAAAGTCTCAAAAATAATTTCTTCAAAAGGATCTTGGAGGGAAGGATGGTTAGCCGTAAGAACAACCATGAGATTTGATGGCAAGGAAATGGAGCCAGAGATATACGAAAGGTTAAATGACTTAAAATTGCTATTGGGGCCTAACTCTTTAATTGAACGAGCGAAATTTTATTCATTGTCAGGAAGAAGCATTTATGATTTGGTTGATGCTGTTAGCGATATAGATAATGATGGATATACAACTGTAGAGCAGAAAATTCAATTACTTGGGAGAGAGGTTGGATCCAAAGATGAGATTTTAAGTGAATTATTGCCTGAAATTTTGGGGAATGATGGTCCTGGACTATTTAGTCTTGGGCAAGGAATAGCAGACGGATCTAACGATCATGAAGAAACATGGATTGATTTTTATGATAAGTTATCCTATATAGATGATTCGAAACGTAACTATCAAGTACTCCGTGGTTTTTTAAATAGATTAGCGGAAATTGATTTAGCTCTTACAGAGAAAATACTGGATCAATCCGTAACGGATCCAATTCTAGCTTCTATATTTCCATTTTTACAAATAAGTGTAAAAATTAATTCTCTTGGTGTAACTAGATTAAGAAAATCACTTGAGTATGGAGAAGCTCCTATATGGCAATATCAAAATATTGCATACGGTAGAGTTCATGAAACTATAAGTGATGAAGATCTTGCAGATTTATTAGGCTTAATATCACTAAAAGAAAATGGACTAGAAGTAGCCATTGAGATATTAAATATGAGACTACATGGTATATCAAAAGGTTCAAAAGTTAGTAAATGTATATCAGATGTAGGTCAAAAACTATTGTTGGATTATCAGTTCTCAAAAGAAAATAATAGGAAAGGCCATTTTGATTACGAATTATCCAGGATTATTGAAGCATGTTTTAATGGTATATATGGAGAAGCGAATTTTAGGAAATTGTGTGAAAAGCTTGCAGAAGCATACAAAAAATTTAAAATTTATCCATCTGATTATCAAAGTGTTTTGGCCTCTTTATCCAAGATGCAACCGGAGGTGTTTCTAAATGAATTTTTAGGTAAGGAGCAAAAAGTAGATGGTTGGTTAATCGAAGCACTTTCTAGAGAAGGCAAAGCTCTTTCCAATATAAATGAGGAAATTATTAAAAAATGGTGTGAAGTCAATCCCCAAACACGTTATCCTGTTATTGCATCTGCCATAAGGCCTTTTCAACAAGTTGATAAAGATAATATCTTGGAGTGGACACCTTTAGCTTTGTGGATAATGGATAATTATTATGATCCGGTAGTAATATTAAATACATTTAGAACATCATTTTACCCAAGAACATGGTGGGGTTCACTTGCAGAAAAGTTACAAAGTTGCCTGTACTTAATTACCGCATTGAAAAAGCATAGCAATCTGGTAATTGCAGAATGGGCAACAGAAGAAGAAGAAAAATTTAAAGAAACTATTCGTTTGGAAAGAGAAAATGAATTGAAAGTGGAAAGGCAAAAAAATGAACGTTTTGAGTAAAAAAATTATTACAGGACGAAGAATAAAGGATATAAGATGCTAATTTATTACATCTCATAGCTTAATTTTCTACCGACCTCCATAAGCATAAACAAATTAATGTAAATCAAACTATAAAAAAAAGGCATTGGTAAAATCTGTTTACCAATGCCTTTTTTGCTACTTAAATAACTAAGGTGATCTTTATCCCAAGGAATCAAAAGTAAAAAGGTTTTCGGATCAAGTTCAAACCGCCTCACAACCATTCTTTACAACCCTTTTGAGACATCAAGACCTACGACTGGATTCATTCTAAATTTCCTCCTAAACCAGTATATATTTGATCCCTCACAGACACCAGATGAATGTAAAAATAAGGGGATTCATGCCCCCTATTAGTTTAAACTAATTGGTTCCCAAATCATTCATACTTCTACCCTCTTTACTTAAAAAAAGGTAAAGTGAAACAATTTTAATTGAAAGAGAGTGAAAATCAATTATCATGCCCTGGTTCTTTAATGTATAGATTAAGTTGTGACTATAGTACGGGAGCAGCAGGATTCATCATGTTATTAAAGAGATTACTAAGCTACTAAGTTTTTATCTTTAACTTTATAAGATTGTTAAATTTATGTCCAAAAAATTAGGTTCTATCTACTAAAAACACTTTTTATTGATTTATATGGCAAGGAAGATGAAAACAAAAATTCATGTATATATGTTGTAGGTGCTGAAAAAAGTAAATTTTAGTTGGAATATCTTTAAAATTGTTAAACTTTTCCTGTAAAATAGTAAGTAAATATTGTCCATAGGCAGAAACAGATCAAGTAAATTATAGAGTTAGGAGGGAACTTGAATGATTGATAAGATCAGATTAAGAGAGGTTGCAACGTATGACACTTCAGGAATTGAAGTAAATCTAAGGAAAATCAATTACATTTTTGGAAGTAACGGGACTGGAAAAACAACAGTTTCAGAGGTACTAAGAAAGCAGGAGGACTTCCCTAGCTGCAGAATTGAATGGGGAAGAGAAAGGTCAAATTACGATGTTTTTGTCTATAACAGGAACTTTGTTCGTGAAAACTTCAGTATGCGTAATGACATAAAAGGCATTTTTACTTTAGGTAAAGAATCTACTGATTTGTTAAAGAAGATAGATAAAAAATCGGAAGAAATAGATAAGCACGAGGATAAGATTGGAAACTTAGAAGAGAAAATTAAAGAAATTGATGAAAAGATAAACAATCTAAAAGCTGACTTTATGAATACATGCTGGGATTTAAAATTAAAATATGACGAACAATTTAAAGAGGCGTTTACTGGTGTACGTAATAAAAAAGATAACTTTATGTTAAAGTGCATAGAAGAAGCTCAAAATAATGATGGTGTTCATT
This genomic window from Bacillus oleivorans contains:
- a CDS encoding DUF4359 domain-containing protein — encoded protein: MKKIILLGILIILMVITNPSKIEYVDWAKEQIKEQSTYEVVDWGIELLAPNLLEGATKAHNYVIFSVFKTTIMDDTITTVGLFKNFLPLPIDDNGSYHTNSAPVKESVQSEQVSVEKTATDDTPATSESQNTDYRSVPFIRDNNNKPINKTVIWKGKLESKSLDIKLNDGKAELVIGLDNPNGIKIMMLHKDTGWYLDWMKYGESPVYEFGTTESESYAVQGTTYDFDKDGSDEIIISIGDGLVNGQMWIFKYHEITRNDVTPYELLLTQSFQENVYIDENKVIIPYGSQGLFNEYTFFDGKFHEQVH